The Epinephelus fuscoguttatus linkage group LG19, E.fuscoguttatus.final_Chr_v1 genome contains the following window.
ggaggaaacccacgctgacacagggagaacatgtcagagcacctggaggaaacccacactgacacggggagaacatgtcagagcacctggaggaaacccacgctgacacggggagaacatgtcagagcacctggaggaaacccacactgacacggggagaacatgtgggagcacctggaggaaacccacgctgacacagggagaacatgtcagagcacctggaggaaacccacactgacacggggagaacatgtcagagcacctggaggaaacccacgctgacacagggagaacatgtgggagcacctggaggaaacccacgctgacacagggagaacatgtcagagcacctggaggaaacccacgctgacacagggagaacatgtcagagcacctggaggaaacccacgctgacacggggagaacatgtcagagcaccgggaggaaacccacgctgacacggggagaacatgtcagagcacctggaggaaacccacgctgacacggggagaacatgtcagagcaccgggaggaaacccacgctgacacggggagaacatgtcagagcacctggagtcacaacacaatattttaatgatgtttaatgACTTCAGTAAAAGATCTTTTTCCTGCATAGTCCCATTAAATATCATCAGATGTCATCACGTCTCTTTCTTAAAAATAAGtgaacaaaaaagattttttacatattttaattgtcaGAAATCAGCTTGTTTCAGGAACTCTCTGCGGCTCTGAGTGCACGGGTCGACTGCTTCAGCTGTGAATTAAATGTTTATgcaaaattaaactaaactaaaataaatagtTTTTAAGATCAAAGATTTTACgtgtttttaatttcagtaaATGATTGCATATTCTTTTTTTACCGTGtttgaactgtaaaaaatatttatttgtcaGATGAAATACTCTGAAACCTACAAATATAAAGTTCTTTAAAAGTGTTGAGTATTTTCTGCGGACTGCTCCTTTAACCTGCCCAGCTGCCCTCATCTTTCATCTGAAATTTGTTTCAACTTAAAATCATGAAACTTTCCacaaaatcaaatttaattAATTCTCTGAATTAAGAACAAACGTTTTAGcagaaacaaaaatcaaatcTGGATTCGGGAGCGTGCACGCGGGTGCGTGCGAGACGGAGCGCGCAAAACAGGATCAAACGGGGTCGCGCGGGAAACCGATGTGAGGAGTGTACTGCTGCGTTCAGGTGCTCGTCGTAAACTCCAATtcactgatttgtttttctcatctttaattaaattttatgaaaatttaaaaaaaaaaaaaaaaaaaaaactgtttgtgattttattttgaaagaatttAAAGACATTTGAAAATATTTGGTTCCCGTGTTTCATAAAGTCAAATGAGCTCTTCCATTTTACTGAGCAGACTCTCACTGAGGGAACATTTACCTTCATCTGTGtcacagtggtggaaagtaactaaatacatttactcgagtactgtacttaagtacactTTTGAGGTACTTTACCTGTGTATTTCCATGTTATGGTACTTTCTctcatctcagagggaaatgtttACTTCCTGTGCTACATGTATCTGAgagcttgagttactttacagattatTGATTACAGACTATAATCAATGATGCTGTGATCACAGATGAATCCACCCAGTATCCCACCGAGTATTTCTTCACCGTGGCACCAGTACTTTGACTGTGGTGAAAGGTCTGAGTACTTTCTTACAGAGTTGTGGCcctgagtcacatgacttggacttgagtcaaaCTCAAGTCACTAAAATATTAACTTAGCAGCAGAGACGAAGCTACACCCATCTGATGTGAGGGCTGCAGATGTGACTCgacaaatcaaaaaagactgTTTTGACTCAGGACTTCCTTTTTTTGACTgaggacttgtcagtcttgactcgGGACTTAACTctggacttgtcagtcttgactcgGGACTTAACTctggacttgtcagtcttgactcgGGACTTCCCTGTGACTCGCAGAGCAGTGACTCGGCCCCACCTCTGCAGTCGCGGAGGGAGGGACTTGTTTTTGCTCGGCACCAACCGGACGGCGGTAAAACGTCCGACGGGTCCTGAAGGCAGCACGTCGCGCTACCAGTGCGTGATATCCCTCCGCGGGAGAGAAGCGCGCGGCCCTTTCCCTCCCGACAACACAGGATGCGAACGGGCGGCGGTGAAGCTACGAGACGTTAACGGCCGTTAACATTTCCTGCACCATCCGAGTGAAAACACACCGAGCGAGCACCGGGGAACTCCCGCCTCTTCCATCACCGACTGAACCCGCCCTGTGGCCGGTACCGACCGAGCTCCGTGGAAGAAATATAATCCGCTGTGGGCGCTGCGCGGCAACCGAAACTGTTCAGCTAGCGACCGGGTGAAGAGCCAGAGAGAGTCGGGGGACGGAATGGAGCTCATCACGATCCTCGAGAAAACCGTCTCTCCAGGTGAATAGCACACTCAACACGGCCGCTCTCCGGGGCTGTAACGTTACTTCGGGCCGGTAGCTGCGGTGTTAGCGCGGCGGCGGTTAGCTCCGGTGAGCCGGTGAAAGTttgaaggagggaggagggaaatGCCTCGTTAGCGGGCTGCTAGCTCTAATGCTAACCCGGCTAACGATACGGCCTCAATCACCGCAGATGCAGCTGGTGACTTAGCACTCTGTCCGCCGTCTGATTCCAGCCTGACAGTGTGATTCACCTGCCGGGCCGCGCACCTGAGCAGCCCGGCAGGTGAATCACACTGTCAGGCTGGCAGTGTGGCTCCATGGAGGCCGGTGTGACAGCTGCATGGAGCCGAGGAGGAGCGCAGACCCTGCCCATGCCTCAGTTAGCTTCTCTGCTAATGTGTCAGCAGTTAGCTTACATCATTCAAACTATCGGCCGCTTCTTCGCACGCCTGTCCCGGCTAACGTGACTTTTGAGCCgcagagaggagggaaaagTCCCCCTCAGCTGTTTCACTAATAGTCTCCCACATCTTTAAACGGAGTTAACGTTCTTTTAACCGGTTTGTTGTTTGTCCGGAAAACTTTATCTCTGTCACTTCAAACGTGTCCCGGTGGCccggctaatgttagcatgctaaccgAGAATCAGTGGCTTCACGGTGGCTAACACGCACGTTGGAGGCTCGCCGTGTGTCTCCGGTCACACAGGGTGTGTTAATGAAACTGATGTAACTCATTAATAGATTGTGACCGTAATTACTCGGTGTCTTGTGTTTGGAACAGCTGCTGAACCCGTTTAACCAGCCCGTTAACGGCTCACACCACAACCTCCGTACTAACGTTAGCCTTCCTGCTAACCGTCAGCTAATGAGCTATAacccctctccccctcctctccccgcTCTCTCCTCAGATCGGAATGAACTGGAGGCGGCACAGAAGTTTCTGGAGCAGGCGGCGATAGAGAACCTGGTTAGTATGGTGCTGGTGTTACTGGTGGTGTTTACTGGTGGTGCTGGGAGAAgctaacagctgctgcagcagcgtggagggagcagagaggagctcAGGACAGCTGGAGCCCGCCCGgcttctcctctgctgctgcttcctcctcccccccaccaccaccaccaccccattaacagagacacacacacacacacacacacacacacacacacacacacagtcagcctGCTAGCGTTAGCATTTCATGGAGGCAGCTACACCCATCTGATGTGAGGGCTGCAGATGTGTATCTGCTCATTATCTGAACAATAAAAATCATTCAACgattatttaaaagaaaagtaaaaatcaTCAACAAGACTCGTGCAGATCCTTAAAAAGACattgaattaataaatatatataaatatatatatgaataagGTCTCAACTGCTATTAAAATGTCCTAAATACATTGTTAAGAGTCTTAAATGCTAACATCTGCTAACTAGCCGTCACTGTACCCACGGAAACACAGGGAGGTCAAAGTTCAACAAACACGACCGGGACAAGGTCATGTTCATGTTCGTGAGGCTCAGTGGAGTTTATACAGAAAGTTTTTCTGCATGATGGAAATCAAGGCAGTAGAATCTGTGAGGAAACTCTCCTTCAAACGCCAGGTGTTTCCTACATCTGCATCTTACCCTCGTCTCTGCTGCTCCACTAGAGTCaaggtggatttatacttgtgcatcagctctgcACAGAACTAACGCTGCAGCCTACGCACGTGGTCTTGGCTGTTGTGAGCTTTTATACTTGTGCtgtagtgtgtctgtgttactcTGCAGTTACGCCTCAAACACTGGTcagcagtggggtttctgtgaagtgctgtaaaggccctgacacaccaaaccgacatcaaagaactagcggcgacgaaagccaactgttgcgtcgtctacgtcgcctcacgtcgccctgtgtcagttgcatttgaacacactacacggactacatccgacggccaagtagcacgtacgttctgcacctgcgtgagagagagcggagtgagagagtggtacatcctgtcagccgaggggtttcctatctgtgcagccgagcaccgcagcacctccacggactattacatccagacggtcccggtgtttcctccgcaggctccacttcactcagctgcccgataaacccgctgcttcttcccactttaacctgaataacaaaccagggctcggtgctccggttggatccaaacggagagccgggactagctcagagactagcggaggttaactggctgtgcttccctctggtcatgctgcggctaacgctccgctagccgctcccagctagctccggtttgttattcaggttaaagtgggaagaagcagcgggtctgtggggcagctgagtgaagtggagcctgaggaggaagcaccggttagccccggtttcactacaggcagattcactcgctacaggggcgaggaaataaaacctgaacagccaatcagagtgatctctctcaccgacaagctccgccgccgattcaacatgctcaatcggccgaaaatcCGCCGATGCCAAAGTGCcgatggtgcgggacacaccgcaaaaactaggctgacagacgctcaccgtcGACCTGACTTTGACCGATGGCCGatcgtcagcttggtgtgtcagggcctttaactTTACACTTGTCTTATATTAGACTCACAAGcctttagatgctttgcttaactaaagactgatgactttctccctgattttgtgtttagatgggcagatacaatttcagagtttaaaaaaactccctgcgttgcagaaccaatagtaaatctgcagggcggtccttcagtagctcgctgaactcttgtgctcgtaaacatagtccgactgcgttaaaagttttaaacaaagtcactgtaagtccttcatttccacaatcttgtggactgaacACACGTTtaataaaacggagttaaatctcttgccatccattttcaagctctctgtgtgtttgtttccttgcggatgagaaaagggggagcgcacatttccaggaGAGCgtgtccttttttaaaaaggcaagaggtgttgctttgttgcgggccgttttctccggtgtgttaaacacactttagaaaggagtgtccccagactatcagaaggcggagatctctgattgtctggtggcgagacttgTCTTATATGGACACATTTTCCAAGCaaaggtgcacgtcaggctacggcgtaggttACAGGCGTAGGCTCTGTGTTGATGACCGCCGTTGTTTGGttcagtgtaaaaatgtaaagaagaGCTGTAGtagcagctctgtgtgaaatTTCCTGAGTCCAACGAGACATCTTCAAATGTCCAAACCAGCTGATGACCAAGTTGGAGAAGCTGTAACCTGGTGACTGATTGTTTGGGTCAAGAACATCAGGAATGTTTCTGCAgcttattattaattaatacaGTGTTAATAAAGTTGATATTCCAGAGGACACTTTGAGGGCCGAgacagaaatctgaactaacAAATGAAATTTAAACTGTTAAGACAATATGGATTAGAGCTGATATTTATGTGTTCTTCATGGGACACAAAACCAATCCATAACCTATCAATAATCAGTGTGTTTGGAGCCCTTCTGCCTCTACACAGTCAGGcctttgttttttctcacaAAACCAAACGATGGCGGCATCTTCTTTGGTGCACAAAAATAGCTTCGTCCATTTCAAATGTTGAAACCTCACTGCCCTCATGCTTCCATGTGTCCCTTATGATgtcatagatacagccaatagatggcactggAGGGCGgagtcaacaacaaacaaggcgACAGCTGAGCAGGTCTTAATAATGTTCCTAATGTTCCTGCGTTGAGGACGGTCACACGATGACATCACATGTCTATGATGATGGCATCACATGTCAATAACGATGACATTACGTCAGTAACAATCATGTACGGCTCCTCCAGTTAATAAACCCGTGACATCACTGATGACACAGattacagcagacattttacCAGATATTCTCTGATGGCGTTCAGTATCTGTTGAGCGCTGTGTGAagttcctgctgctgcagcttcacattaaaagcatttaaCCTCCAAAACAGGAGCTGACTTTTATTATGAAGTCGCCACAGgaaatgtgtttgtcagtgagatcaACGCTTTCAAAAATGAGTCTATTAAACAAGATGGCGTCAGTTTCATCTTTCGTCTGCAGCGGCTCAGTTTGAAATATTGTAGTCCTCCTGTCTAAAATGACACACAGGAGCGCCATGACGCCGCCGTCATTTATGGtcgtgtaaaaatgtaaagacGGGACttcacagcagctctgcagcgccacctctgtgtgaaaaggtgCAGAGTTACAGCAGTGAGACGACCGTCTGTTCATATCACACAACCCTCAGACAGTCAGTGAGAGGTGCTGCATCATCACTGGAAACGTCCCATCATGATCTCTGGTATATCACAGTCTCCATGACTCAACAAAACCTCCCTCCATGTTTGACCATCAACGTCCTCCTGAGTagctccatctctctctctcacacacacacacacacacacacacacacacacagggtttttctacagtaacacATCGTCTTCATCAGCTGGTGTCGACTCTGAGCTGAAGGTTTTCAAACTTCACGTACTTGTTTCTGGTATTTAATGCCGCGCACAGACGCCATGTTGGTCACAGTCAGTCGTCATGTGGAGACACACGACCTTATTTCTGTCTCACactgtttaaatattttaacttcTTAGTGTTTAATTTACAAACTGATCACAATCACAGATGAAGACTCCTGTCCTCCtgctgtcctcctcctgtcctcctcctgtcctccctctgtcctgctgctctcctcctgttgtcctccttctgtcctccctctgtcctcctcctgtcctccctcAGCCCACGTTCTTGGTGGAGTTGTCTAAAGTGTTGGCGAACCCGGGGAACACTCAGGTGGCTCGAGTCGCTGCCGGTCTGCAGGTGAAGAACTCTCTGACCTCCAAAGACCCCGACGTGAAGACACAGTACCAGCAGAGATGGCTGGCCATCGACGCCAACGCTCGCCGCGAGATCAAGAACTACGTAAGGACCCTGAGACTGTCCCCACTGTCATGACATTCATCTCACGTTCATGTAGTCCTCACGTCCTGACCGTccgtctgtctctttgtctgtccGGCAGGTTTTACAGACTCTGGGCACAGAGACGTACCGGCCCAGCTCGGCGTCGCAGTGCGTCGCCGGGATCGCCTGTGCAGAGATCCCAGTGAACCAGTGGCCTGAGCTGATCCCACAGCTGGTGGCCAACGTTACCGACCCCACCAGCACCGAGCACATGAAGGAGTCCACGCTGGAGGCCATCGGATACATCTGTCAGGACATCGtgagtgataacacacacacactgatacatgAAGCCACTGCACCACTCTGACTCAGGACGACAAACGTCCAATCATCACgtctctgacacacagactctcCTCTGCTCACACATCCACTGATGTTCACTGCGTGGTGACGTCCTGCAGACACACCGGCAGAAAGACGACTTCACACTGTGTCAAACATGACACGTGCTGATAATTCATCATGACCTTGTAAACTAATTAACTGGTGACCCCTCCcccatcatcatcgtcatcatcatcatcgtcatcatagCAGAGATGAGTCATTAACTGttgtgttaatgttaatgttaaccTGTTGTGGCTCCTTCAGGACCCTGAGCAGCTGCAGGAGAACGCCAACCAGATCCTGACAGCCATCATCCAGGGCATGAGGAAGGAGGAGCCCAGTAACAACGTTAAACTGGCCGCCACCAACGCCCTGCTCAACTCTCTGGAGTTCACTAAAGCCAACTTTGACAAGGAGGTAACCACGTACACcacacttcctgtctcctcAGCCCTCTGTGAACCCTCTGTGAGAGCTTCAGGTGACGTTGCGTGAATAAATATTAGAGGGTCAGATCAGTCAAACGTCTTCATCTGATGAAGAGTTGTTTACATTTATTCTCCAGCATATAAATAAGTTTGTttgtgcaggaaaaaaaactgtaaataaaaagtaatgaaggaggaagttttattttgtaggaGTCGATCTAAAGATGAttattcttgttttattgtgaaacagatGTTTATAGTTTCCTTCCTGTGTTTCAGACGGAGAGACACTTCATCATGCAGGTGGTGTGTGAAGCTACGCAGTGTCCCGACACCAGAGTGAGTGTTGACACGTGTCCCCCAATGTGTCCCCCAACGTGTCCCCTTTGATCAAAGTGCTTTAAACTCAGTCCTTGTGTTTCTGACACGCGTGTTCTGTTTCTCCCTGcgtggtgtgttcaggtgcgtGTGGCAGCCTTACAGAACCTGGTGAAGATCATGTCTCTGTATTATCAGTACATGGAGACGTACATGGGTCCAGCTCTGTTCGCAgtgagtccacacacacacacacacacacacacacacacacacacacacacacgtcagaTCTGTAACAGGTGAAAGTAGAGCTGCAGTAATAATCAATTCTTGGATTCATCATGATGCAGAATCGtccaacatgttttttcttattcagcacaatgaatgaatgaatgaatgaatgatttcattAGATTAATCAGTAAAAGAATAATCATCAGGTGCAGCTCTATGATCTAAATTATATTAATGAGGTCAACATGAATTATTTGGGAAAACTTTTTGCGCTGTCACCCACAGACGAGCGTTGACGTAATGCAGCAGCGTTCAGCAGTGATGTTAAAGTGTCAAACGTCTCTGGTCTGCTCAGCAGAGTTGGGTCAACTTCTAGTTGTCTGGTGTACCAGTttaaactggtttgattttAGGTAAACTGGCTGAACCAGCCTTCATCACTGTGAGTCGTTCTGTCAAATTATAAAGTCGCCTACATCATCAGCCTGTGCTGACGGCGTCACCACACCAAATCAAACTCGCGTAGCATCAGTAATAAACAACATGACGACATGATGAACATGTAGCTGACCGGAAGGAGATCAGCAGGATCTGAGAGTTTCTGATAAACGACCATCGCTATTAACGAGCCAGGCTACTTCCTGTTggctgtatttgtttttcttttccagtgaatgtcacaaaataaaatctgttctctgtttaaaaaaagtacaAACGTAAGAGGACAGAAAGAACTCTGATCATTGTAGCGGCTCTGTCTGCGGTCAGATCTCCAGCTCAGCTCAGACTCAGTTTGGATCATCTTTAATCACAGTTAAAGAATCTACAGATtgtgtgaagaagaagaagaagaatctgtCAGATGTGTTAATGCTGAcggtggttttgttgttttaggtCGAGCAGCTGTTCTTAACTCTTCAGGTTCAAAAAGCAGCTTTAAGTCAGAGTTAAAATCCAGATGTGAAACATTAAACTTTTGTCTTCTTCACTTTCCCTTGtctgtctcctcttcctctcagatCACTATTGAGGCGATGAAGAGCGACATTGATGAGGTGGCCTTACAGGGCATCGAGTTCTGGTCCAATGTCTGTGACGAGGAGATGGATCTGGCCATCGAGGCCTCAGAGGTCTGTGGGAGCGCACgtcatgacatcatcattcCCAGTTTGTTAAACCAAACTGCCTTCTGACTGAGTATGTTGGTCTCTTCCTGTTTGCTCTCGTCCAATGGCAGGCCTCGGAGCAGGGTCGCCCCCCGGAGCACACCAGTAAGTTCTACGCCAAAGGGGCCCTGCAGTACCTGGTCCCCATCCTGACCCAGACCCTCACCAAACAGGTAACACACCTGGGGCACAAACATCCTGAGATCCTCTCAGAGCTCCTGACTCAGACCAAATGTCTCAGAGTCTGAGCTCAGGAgagatttaggaaagttctcataGCGACAGACACTTTGAGCTCAGTGAGGGGGCGTGGtcgaccctgttgctaggtgtgaCACATTCTGTATTatcagatgtgattggttgtcacaggcACGCCTCTCTGAGTCTGTAAAGTGTGAGGACACCCAGTGGACATGAGACAaactgcatcacaatatgagacaggaagtgtgatcactgctgatggaaggttgagacccACACACATAATGAAATGACTTCCTGCTCACCTGGGCAGCACCTGTGCGACCTCACTCTCTGACCCAGTGGACAGGGAGATGATGTAGTTCCAGAGTTAATAAACCTTAAGCTTTATATTCTGTTGTGGCGCAGTGCGtcacctgacctttgacctcaatCTCTCACAGGACGAGAATGATGACGACGACGACTGGAACCCCTGCAAGgctgcaggtgtgtgtctgatgctgctggcCACCTGCTGTGAGGACGACGTGGTTCCTCACGTTCTGCCCTTCATCAAAGAGCACATCAAAAACCCCGACTGGCGCTACAGAGACGCCTCCGTCATGGCCTTCGGATCCATCCTGGAAGGACCTGAACTCAACCAGCTCAAACCGCTCGTCATACAGGTCAGTAACTAGTTAAACCGCTCGCCAAACAGGTCAGTAACTAGTTAAACCGCTCGTCATACAGGTCAGTAACTAGTTAAACCGCTCGCCAAACAGGTCAGTAACTAGTTAAACCACTTGTTATACAGGTCAGTAACTAGTTAAACCGCTCGCCACACAGGTCAGTCACTAACCTGTTACACACCCCCCTCCCCCGCAGGCGATGCCGACTCTGATCGAGCTGATGAAGGACCCCAGTGTGGTGGTGAGGGACACCACGGCGTGGACGGTGGGGAGGATCTGTGAGCTGCTACCTGAAGCTGCCATCAACGAGGTGTACCTGGCCCCCCTGCTGCAGTGTCTGATCGAAGGGCTGGGGGCGGAGCCAAGAGTGGCCTCCAACGTGTGCTGGGTGAGCTGtgaggtcatgtgacacatgACGGGTTAATTGAATGTGTCTGGACACTTAAAGGTCATGCTTTCTTTCATGCTGCTCGTCACCAACACAACTCTAACTTCCTGTTTGCTACTTCCTGTCAGGCCTTCTCGTCTCTGGCTGAAGCAGCTTATGAAGCCACAGACGCTGCAGAGGACCAGGAGGAGCCCAGCACCTACTGTCTGTCCTCGTCCTTCGAAATCATCGTCCAGAAACTCCTCGAGACCACAGACAGGTAGTTAACTCTACGCTAACCCTGACCTGACACCAGCCCTATGTTAGCCTGGCGGTTACCCTACGTTAGCCTGACGGTTACCCTGCGTTAGCCTGACAGTTACCCTGCATTAGCCTGACGGTTACTCTATGTTAGCCTGACGGTTACCCTGCATTAGCCTGACGGTTACTCTATGTTAGCCTGACGGTTACCCTGCATTAGCCTGACGGTTACTCTATGTTAGCCTGACGGTTACCCTGCGTTAGCCTGACGGTTACCCTGCGTTAGCCTGACGGTTACCCTATGTTAGCCTGACGGTTACCCTGCATTAGCCTGACGGTTACTCTATGTTAGCCTGACGGTTACCCTACGTTAGCCTGACGGTTACTCTATGTTAGCCTGACGGTTACCCTGCATTAGCCTGACGGTTACTCTATGTTAGCCTGACGGTTACCCTGCGTTAGCCTGACGGTTACCCTGCGTTAGCCTGACGGTTACCCTATGTTAGCCTGACGGTTACCCTGCATTAGCCTGACGGTTACCCTATGTTAGCCTGACGGTTACCCTGCATTAGCCTGACGGTTACCCTGCATTAGCCTGACGGTTACCCTATGTTAGCCTGACGGTTACCCTGCGTTAGCCTGACGGTTACCCTATGTTAGCCTGACGGTTACCCTATGTTAGCCTGACGGTTACCCTGCGTTAGCCTGACGGTTACCCTGCGTTAGCCTGACGGTTACCCTATGTTAGCCTGACGGTTACCCTGCATTAGCCTGACGGTTACCCTATGTTAGCCTGACGGTTACCCTATGTTAGCCTGACGGTTACCCTGCATTAGCCTGACGGTTACCCTATGTTAGCCTGACGGTTACCCTGCATTAGCCTGACGGTTACCCTATGTTAGCCTGACGGTTACCCTATGTTAGCCTGACGGTTACCCTATGTTAGCCTGACGGTTACCCTGCGTTAGCCTGACGGTTACCCTATGTTAGCCTGACGGTTACCCTGCATTAGCCTGACGGTTACCCTATGTTAGCCTGACGTTAACTGGACTGTAAAGGAAAACGTGACCCACAAAATAACTGATCTGTAAATCAGTTAGTCGTGCTCTTCTTTTTTGAATTAGTAAAgataactttgtttttctctcatgccaGAAAATGGCGAACatgttggttggttggttgattgattgattgattgattgattgattgattgattgattgattggggactgTGTTTAGCAACAGAA
Protein-coding sequences here:
- the kpnb1 gene encoding importin subunit beta-1 isoform X3; the encoded protein is MELITILEKTVSPDRNELEAAQKFLEQAAIENLPTFLVELSKVLANPGNTQVARVAAGLQVKNSLTSKDPDVKTQYQQRWLAIDANARREIKNYVLQTLGTETYRPSSASQCVAGIACAEIPVNQWPELIPQLVANVTDPTSTEHMKESTLEAIGYICQDIDPEQLQENANQILTAIIQGMRKEEPSNNVKLAATNALLNSLEFTKANFDKETERHFIMQVVCEATQCPDTRVRVAALQNLVKIMSLYYQYMETYMGPALFAITIEAMKSDIDEVALQGIEFWSNVCDEEMDLAIEASEASEQGRPPEHTSKFYAKGALQYLVPILTQTLTKQDENDDDDDWNPCKAAGVCLMLLATCCEDDVVPHVLPFIKEHIKNPDWRYRDASVMAFGSILEGPELNQLKPLVIQAMPTLIELMKDPSVVVRDTTAWTVGRICELLPEAAINEVYLAPLLQCLIEGLGAEPRVASNVCWAFSSLAEAAYEATDAAEDQEEPSTYCLSSSFEIIVQKLLETTDRPDGHQNNLRSAAYEALMEIVKNSAKDCYPAVQKTTLVIMERLQQVLQMESHIQSTSDRIQFNDLQSLLCATLQNVLRKVQHQDALQISDVVMASLLRMFQSTAGSGGVQEDALMAVSTLVEVLGSDFQKYMDAFKPFLGIGLKNYAEYQVCLAAVGLVCDLCRALMSNILPYCDEIMQLLLENLGNENVHRSVKPQILSAFGDIALAIGGEFKKYLDIVLDTLQQASQAQVDKTDYDMVDYLNELREGCLEAYTGIIQGLKGDQENVHPDVMLVQPRVEFILSFIHHIAEDEDHSDGVVANAAGLIGDLCTAFGKDVMKLVEVRPLINDLLTEGRRSKTAKTKTLATWATKELRKLKSQAWSDTHTHINTHNLHTALRDVSPDCTQRYRDGFT
- the kpnb1 gene encoding importin subunit beta-1 isoform X4, whose amino-acid sequence is MELITILEKTVSPDRNELEAAQKFLEQAAIENLPTFLVELSKVLANPGNTQVARVAAGLQVKNSLTSKDPDVKTQYQQRWLAIDANARREIKNYVLQTLGTETYRPSSASQCVAGIACAEIPVNQWPELIPQLVANVTDPTSTEHMKESTLEAIGYICQDIDPEQLQENANQILTAIIQGMRKEEPSNNVKLAATNALLNSLEFTKANFDKETERHFIMQVVCEATQCPDTRVRVAALQNLVKIMSLYYQYMETYMGPALFAITIEAMKSDIDEVALQGIEFWSNVCDEEMDLAIEASEASEQGRPPEHTSKFYAKGALQYLVPILTQTLTKQDENDDDDDWNPCKAAGVCLMLLATCCEDDVVPHVLPFIKEHIKNPDWRYRDASVMAFGSILEGPELNQLKPLVIQAMPTLIELMKDPSVVVRDTTAWTVGRICELLPEAAINEVYLAPLLQCLIEGLGAEPRVASNVCWAFSSLAEAAYEATDAAEDQEEPSTYCLSSSFEIIVQKLLETTDRPDGHQNNLRSAAYEALMEIVKNSAKDCYPAVQKTTLVIMERLQQVLQMESHIQSTSDRIQFNDLQSLLCATLQNVLRKVQHQDALQISDVVMASLLRMFQSTAGSGGVQEDALMAVSTLVEVLGSDFQKYMDAFKPFLGIGLKNYAEYQVCLAAVGLVCDLCRALMSNILPYCDEIMQLLLENLGNENVHRSVKPQILSAFGDIALAIGGEFKKYLDIVLDTLQQASQAQVDKTDYDMVDYLNELREGCLEAYTGIIQGLKGDQENVHPDVMLVQPRVEFILSFIHHIAEDEDHSDGVVANAAGLIGDLCTAFGKDVMKLVEVRPLINDLLTEGRRSKTAKTKTLATWATKELRKLKSQA
- the kpnb1 gene encoding importin subunit beta-1 isoform X1, translated to MELITILEKTVSPDRNELEAAQKFLEQAAIENLPTFLVELSKVLANPGNTQVARVAAGLQVKNSLTSKDPDVKTQYQQRWLAIDANARREIKNYVLQTLGTETYRPSSASQCVAGIACAEIPVNQWPELIPQLVANVTDPTSTEHMKESTLEAIGYICQDIDPEQLQENANQILTAIIQGMRKEEPSNNVKLAATNALLNSLEFTKANFDKETERHFIMQVVCEATQCPDTRVRVAALQNLVKIMSLYYQYMETYMGPALFAITIEAMKSDIDEVALQGIEFWSNVCDEEMDLAIEASEASEQGRPPEHTSKFYAKGALQYLVPILTQTLTKQDENDDDDDWNPCKAAGVCLMLLATCCEDDVVPHVLPFIKEHIKNPDWRYRDASVMAFGSILEGPELNQLKPLVIQAMPTLIELMKDPSVVVRDTTAWTVGRICELLPEAAINEVYLAPLLQCLIEGLGAEPRVASNVCWAFSSLAEAAYEATDAAEDQEEPSTYCLSSSFEIIVQKLLETTDRPDGHQNNLRSAAYEALMEIVKNSAKDCYPAVQKTTLVIMERLQQVLQMESHIQSTSDRIQFNDLQSLLCATLQNVLRKVQHQDALQISDVVMASLLRMFQSTAGSGGVQEDALMAVSTLVEVLGSDFQKYMDAFKPFLGIGLKNYAEYQVCLAAVGLVCDLCRALMSNILPYCDEIMQLLLENLGNENVHRSVKPQILSAFGDIALAIGGEFKKYLDIVLDTLQQASQAQVDKTDYDMVDYLNELREGCLEAYTGIIQGLKGDQENVHPDVMLVQPRVEFILSFIHHIAEDEDHSDGVVANAAGLIGDLCTAFGKDVMKLVEVRPLINDLLTEGRRSKTAKTKTLATWATKELRKLKSQAWSDTHTHINTHNLHTALRDVSPDCTQRYGTVSPDCTQRYGTFHLTAHSVTGWFHLTAYSVTGRFT